TCTTTCATATCAGATAATTAAAAAACGTGGGATTCAAATCCTTCACGGCCGTAAAACCCAAGAGCAACAGCAAGAAATGGAACAATAAAGGTAATCCATAAACCGGTAATCAGTCCAAGACCCAAAGAGAGGAATGGCGAATCAAATAATTGCAAGGAATAAAGTAAATAACCGAGAAAAATACCGAAAAAACCCATAGTCAAACAAAAAATTTTATTTTTAAATGAACTGCTCGATAAAGACATTCGAATTTTAAGAGCTTCAAAACCGATACCGACTCCAGCACCAAGCATGACACCGGGTAAATAAACAATTGGCGTTTCGGGAAAAATGAAAAAAAGTGCTGCTATCGGTAAAGTGATGGCAAACATCAGTAGATATGTCTCAGGCATCGCGCCCATAAAGTCTTGACTTCTGAAATACGCATAGCTGATGAAGCCCCCGATAAATAATCCGCCAATAATTGAGAACAAAGGAATATCATAAACGAGTAAGTACACAGAACTGAGCAAAATGACCGGCAGGATACTGATGATAACGAAACTTTTCCTTAAAAGGAGTGGGATGACGAAGCCTGTAAGTGTCATCACAGCCTGCAGGTGCGGGTGAGTGACTGGAATCAAACCATCCTCTGTGTAAAGGTATGGAACATTCAGCAAGATGATGTATCCGATGGTGAGAGATAATACCGTCAGGTAGAGAATGTTAAAGCCTAAACGTTTGTGTTTTGTCCAAATCACAGTGCTGACGATCACCAGCAGGGTGAGGAAAAGATATTCAGATATGGTTTCGACATTTGTAAAGGGCTGGGAACCTAACCACATGATATCCACTCCTCAGATTGCTGTAAATCAAAAGAACAAAGCAAGCGAAAGAAAAAACCAGGCTTTAGAAAAGTGCCCGGCTTTTTTTCTTGTTCTTTTTCCCTTCGATGACGGTCAATTTGACATTCGAAGATTTGCGCGATGTTGGTCGGTTTGAAGATCGTTTTTGCTCTTGTTTTTTCTTTGAAAAGGATGTTGTGTTTTTTGGATTTGACGTCGGTTTTTTAACTGTTTGCTGGGGGGCGTGAACCTGCTTGGATTGCTTCACAGCTTTTTGATAAGCACTTCCATTTTGTGCACCCATCATTCGTGGCATAATTACATTTCTGAACAACAGTATCAGTAGTGTTGCAATACCGATTGTGATCAGGATCGAAGTGAAGAATGCTCCGGGTGACGTAATAAGCTGAACACCTATTCCCAACAGTGCCAGGGCCATTACTACCATAATGACAGGATTTTTGAGTAATCGGCTCATCGAGTTACACCTCCCAGAAAAAGTAAAAATATCAGATGGACTATCATCTGTTAACTAGTTGTCAGATTTGATGCAACAATGGAAATATCAACGAAGTTGTCTATAACTCTATTCTACATCATTATCACTTATGAAGCTACGGAACAATCTGATAATTTACTATTCCCATTATAAATGATTTCTACACCTGCAAATCAGCCTCTAACTGGACTGCTTCATGTTCACTGATGGTTTACTATGATAAAATAAAAATGTATTTTAAATCTATGCAATACATAAGCTTAGGAGGATATATGATGACAAAACTTGAAGCGTTAAGAGAACAATTAAACACAAATCATGTGGACGGCATAATTGTAATGA
This Salisediminibacterium beveridgei DNA region includes the following protein-coding sequences:
- a CDS encoding SA1362 family protein, which encodes MSRLLKNPVIMVVMALALLGIGVQLITSPGAFFTSILITIGIATLLILLFRNVIMPRMMGAQNGSAYQKAVKQSKQVHAPQQTVKKPTSNPKNTTSFSKKKQEQKRSSNRPTSRKSSNVKLTVIEGKKNKKKSRALF